A part of Bubalus bubalis isolate 160015118507 breed Murrah chromosome 6, NDDB_SH_1, whole genome shotgun sequence genomic DNA contains:
- the LOC102396537 gene encoding peptidoglycan recognition protein 3 isoform X2, with amino-acid sequence MRMLLWFLVLSALDLAAWGAPTIVSRKEWGARSLTCRAQLTRPVAYVIMDQITGMECEEQNSCSQKLRGLQSRSVYTKGWCDVAYNFLVGNDGRVYEGLGWNIQGMHTQGYNNISLGLAFFGNNLGSSPSPTAVSAAEDLIFYAIKNGHLSPRYIQPLLLKAESCLVPHQPLMPRKACPNIITRSAWEARQTHCPKMSLPAKYVVIIHTAGATCNVSMDCRIRVRDIQSYHIDTKDFCDIGYHFLVGQDGGVYEGVGWHTQGSHTYGYNDIGLGIAFIGNFVEKPPNAAALEAAQSLIHCSVVKGHLVPNYLLVGHSDVTNILSPGRALYNIIKTWPHFRQ; translated from the exons gtgCGCCCACCATTGTCTCCCGCAAGGAGTGGGGAGCGAGATCCCTGACCTGCAGGGCCCAGCTGACCCGGCCTGTGGCCTATGTCATCATGGACCAGATCACAGGGATGGAATGCGAGGAGCAGAACTCGTGCAGTCAAAAGCTGAGGGGCCTGCAGTCCCGTTCCGTCTACACCAAAGGCTGGTGTGATGTGGCCTACAA CTTCCTGGTTGGGAACGATGGCAGGGTGTATGAAGGTCTTGGCTGGAACATCCAAGGCATGCACACCCAGGGCTACAACAACATCTCCCTGGGCCTCGCATTCTTTGGGAATAATCTAG GCAGCAGTCCCAGCCCCACTGCCGTATCAGCCGCAGAGGACCTGATATTCTATGCCATAAAGAATGGTCACCTATCCCCCAGGTATATTCAGCCACTTCTCTTGAAAGCAGAGAGCTGCCTGGTCCCTCATCAGCCACTGATGCCCAGGAAAG CTTGCCCCAACATCATCACAAGGTCAGCTTGGGAAGCCAGACAGACACACTGCCCTAAAATGAGCCTCCCAGCCAAATATGTTGTCATCATCCACACCGCTGGGGCAACCTGCAATGTATCCATGGACTGTCGGATCCGCGTCCGAGATATACAATCTTACCACATTGACACAAAGGACTTCTGTGACATCGGATATCA CTTCCTGGTGGGCCAGGATGGTGGTGTGTATGAAGGAGTTGGCTGGCATACCCAAGGCTCTCACACATATGGATACAACGACATTGGCCTAGGAATTGCCTTCATAGGCAACTTTGTAG AAAAACCACCGAATGCTGCAGCGCTGGAGGCAGCTCAGAGCCTGATCCACTGTTCCGTGGTCAAGGGGCATCTGGTCCCCAACTACCTGTTGGTGGGGCACAGCGATGTGACCAATATTCTGTCTCCTGGACGAGCTTTGTACAACATCATTAAGACTTGGCCTCATTTCAGACAATGA